A part of Deltaproteobacteria bacterium genomic DNA contains:
- a CDS encoding thiolase family protein: protein MRDVYVLGIGQTKFGVFPEYTGVDLGVMASVAAVKDAGISAKEIQVAYAGYCRGTSTQGQMAFTRLAIGSIPIANLNNACASGNTAVDMLYRDIAGGFCEVGLAAGFESLTQAAKEGGKGLLAIKEDFGGMMGLTMPGFFSFVYQRLIDERGATMEDLCYPAIKNHYNAQFNPLAQYNKPLTFEEIMASRVVVDPITVLQCCPQSDGGAAVIFCSEDYFNQHNVHNHPKIRVAASVIHSSGWLSTQKDPLFSQVNREAADKAYHMAGIGPQDLDFAEIHDAFSGEEVAAYEPMRFCPEGECIKYVRDHYFDLKGKFPVNPSGGLLSLGHPLGASGARVNCEVVRQLRNQAGGYQVPGAKRGLAQMLGSVLFGGNESAVVCGIQILEKVG from the coding sequence ATGAGAGACGTATATGTTCTTGGGATAGGGCAGACAAAATTTGGAGTGTTCCCCGAGTATACCGGGGTTGATTTAGGGGTGATGGCCTCGGTCGCCGCGGTGAAGGACGCCGGTATCAGTGCCAAGGAGATACAGGTGGCCTATGCCGGATATTGCCGGGGAACTTCAACGCAGGGGCAAATGGCCTTTACCCGCCTGGCGATCGGATCCATCCCCATTGCCAACCTGAACAACGCCTGTGCCAGCGGAAACACGGCCGTTGATATGCTCTACAGAGACATCGCCGGAGGGTTCTGCGAGGTGGGTTTGGCGGCCGGCTTCGAGTCTCTGACCCAGGCCGCCAAAGAGGGAGGGAAAGGCCTCCTGGCCATCAAGGAAGATTTTGGGGGGATGATGGGTTTAACTATGCCGGGTTTCTTCAGCTTTGTCTATCAACGGCTGATCGATGAACGGGGCGCCACCATGGAGGACCTGTGTTATCCGGCCATTAAAAACCATTACAATGCGCAGTTCAACCCACTGGCCCAGTATAACAAACCCCTCACCTTTGAGGAGATCATGGCTTCACGGGTCGTCGTAGATCCCATCACCGTCCTGCAGTGCTGTCCTCAGAGCGACGGCGGGGCGGCCGTGATTTTCTGCTCGGAAGACTATTTCAACCAGCATAATGTGCATAACCACCCCAAAATCAGGGTGGCCGCTTCCGTCATCCACAGCAGCGGCTGGCTGTCCACCCAAAAGGACCCCCTGTTCAGCCAGGTCAACCGGGAAGCGGCGGATAAGGCCTACCACATGGCCGGCATCGGGCCGCAGGATCTGGATTTCGCCGAAATCCACGATGCCTTTTCCGGTGAGGAGGTGGCCGCTTATGAACCGATGCGATTTTGTCCGGAAGGGGAATGCATTAAGTACGTTCGTGACCACTATTTTGACTTGAAGGGGAAATTCCCGGTCAATCCCAGCGGCGGATTGCTTTCCTTAGGGCATCCGCTGGGAGCCAGCGGCGCCAGGGTCAATTGTGAAGTGGTCCGGCAATTGCGCAATCAGGCCGGGGGCTATCAGGTGCCGGGCGCCAAACGTGGTTTGGCCCAGATGCTGGGCAGCGTGCTTTTCGGCGGGAATGAATCGGCGGTCGTCTGTGGCATTCAGATTCTGGAGAAAGTGGGTTAG